In the genome of Leishmania mexicana MHOM/GT/2001/U1103 complete genome, chromosome 16, one region contains:
- a CDS encoding paraflagellar rod protein 2C: RCSGMVEEFVAESCSAIKARHDKTGDELAELRLQVHQEYLEGFRRLYKNLGQLGYQKEKRLEENDRQIRKSHIQLEFPIEKVDPNAKKHSDLKKELYKLRAQVEEELEMLKDKMAQALEMFGPTEDALHQAGIEFVHPAEEVEDGNLNRRSKIVEYRAHLAKQEEVKIAAEREELKRTKVLQAQQYRGKTVQQITE, encoded by the coding sequence CGGTGCTCCGGCATGGTGGAGGAGTTCGTGGCggagagctgcagcgcgatcAAGGCGCGGCACGACAAGACGGGCgacgagctggcggagctgcggctgcaggtgCACCAGGAGTACCTGGAGGGGTTCCGGCGGCTGTACAAGAATCTCGGGCAGCTTGGGTACCAGAAGGAAAAGCGTCTGGAAGAAAATGACCGCCAGATCCGGAAGTCCCACATTCAGCTGGAGTTCCCGATCGAGAAGGTCGACCCGAACGCGAAGAAGCACTCCGACTTGAAGAAGGAGCTGTACAagctgcgcgcgcaggtgGAAGAAGAGCTGGAGATGCTGAAGGACAAgatggcgcaggcgctggagatGTTCGGCCCGACGGAGGACGCGCTGCACCAAGCGGGCATCGAGTTCGTGCACcccgcggaggaggtggaggacggCAACCTGAACCGCCGCAGCAAGATCGTGGAGTACCGCGCGCACCTTGcgaagcaggaggaggtgaagatcgccgcggagcgcgaggagctgaagcgcacgaaggtgctgcaggcCCAGCAGTACCGCGGCAAGACGGTGCAACAGATCACCGAGTag
- a CDS encoding paraflagellar rod protein 2C, producing MPTHSPMHTRPSSSQISSHLVFPVPLPPPPPSLCTHTHTSISPSPSHTPPRPLPHTHTPQHPTPHTTLAMSIAADMAYPAEAAAAADVPEVSDVTLEAARKQKIHNLKLKTACLSNEEFIQDLHVSDWSETQKQKLAAAHEKAAELLAAAESGTKWALTEAYDVQKLMRVAGLEMSVRELYKPEDKPQFMEIVALKKTLNELKQHPNKTRTVSLTATIDNGVVKMEKAEEELRQSQLDASDLAKVPVPVLKSLEDCMNVTVVQTALQGNEDQIAAQLASIEKACEIRDVAIADGEMAIAEEQYYIKAQLLEHLVELVADKFRIIGQTEDENKSFDRIADTQKRAFQETAALKDGKRRLKGRCEDDLRSLHDAIQKADLEDAEALKRYATQKEKSEQLIAENVDRQEDAWRKIQELERALQRLGTERFEEVKRRIEENDREERRRVEYQQFLDVCGQHKKLLELSVYNCDLALRCSGMVEEFVAESCSAIKARHDKTGDELAELRLQVHQEYLEAFRRLYKTLGQLVYKKEKRLEEIDRQIRTSHIQLEFAIETFDPNAKKHSDLKKELYKLRAQVEEELEMLKDKMAQALEMFGPTEDALHQAGIEFVHPAEEVEDGNLNRRSKIVEYRAHLAKQEEVKIAAEREELKRTKVLQAQQYRGKTVQQITE from the coding sequence ATGCCCACCCATTCACCtatgcacacacgcccgtCGAGCTCCCAGATTTCCTCGCATCTCGTCTttcccgtccccctccctccccctccgccatcgctgtgcacccacacgcacacgtctattagcccttccccctcccacaccccgcctcgccccctaccacacacacacacaccacagcaCCCCACTCCCCACACAACATTGGCAATGAGCATCGCTGCGGACATGGCGTACCCggccgaggccgccgcggcggcggatgtgCCGGAGGTGAGCGACGTCACGCTGGAGGCTGCGCGCAAGCAGAAGATCCACAACCTGAAACTGAAGACGGCGTGCCTGTCGAACGAGGAGTTCATCCAGGACCTGCACGTGTCCGACTGGAGCGAGACGCAGAAGCAGAagctcgctgcggcgcacgagaaggccgcggagctgcttgCCGCGGCGGAGAGCGGGACGAAGTGGGCGCTGACGGAGGCGTACGACGTGCAGAAGCTGATGCGCGTGGCCGGGCTGGAGATGTCCGTGCGCGAGCTGTACAAGCCGGAGGACAAGCCGCAGTTCATGGAGATCGTCGCGCTGAAGAAGACGCTGAACGAGCTGAAGCAGCACCCGAACAAGACGCGGACCGTGTCGCTGACGGCGACGATCGACAACGGCGTCGTGaagatggagaaggcggaggaggagctgcggcagtcgCAGCTGGATGCGTCGGACCTGGCGAAGGTGCCGGTGCCTGTGCTGAAGAGCCTGGAGGACTGCATGAACGTGACTGTTGTGCAGACTGCGCTGCAGGGCAACGAGGACCAgatcgcggcgcagctcgccTCGATCGAGAAGGCGTGCGAGATCCGCGACGTCGCGATTGCGGACGGCGAGATGGCGATCGCGGAGGAGCAGTACTACAtcaaggcgcagctgctggagcacctTGTGGAGCTCGTGGCGGACAAGTTCCGGATCATTGGGCAGACGGAGGACGAGAACAAGAGCTTCGACCGGATCGCGGACACCCAGAAGCGCGCGTTCCAGGAGACTGCTGCGCTGAAGGACGGGAAGCGGCGGCTGAAGGGGCGGTGCGAGGACGACCTGCGCAGCCTGCACGACGCGATCCAGAAGGCGGACCTTGAGGACGCCGAGGCGCTGAAGCGCTACGCGAcgcagaaggagaagagcgagcagCTCATCGCGGAGAACGTGGACCGGCAGGAAGACGCGTGGCGCAAGATccaggagctggagcgcgcgctgcagcgcctgggGACGGAGCGCTtcgaggaggtgaagcggcGGATCGAGGAGAACGACcgcgaggagcggcgccgcgtggaGTACCAGCAGTTCCTGGACGTGTGCGGGCAGCACaagaagctgctggagctgtcCGTGTACAACTGCGACCttgcgctgcggtgctccGGCATGGTGGAGGAGTTCGTGGCggagagctgcagcgcgatcAAGGCGCGGCACGACAAGACGGGCgacgagctggcggagctgcggctgcaggtgCACCAGGAGTACCTGGAGGCGTTCCGGCGGCTGTACAAGACTCTCGGGCAGCTTGTGTACAAGAAGGAGAAGCGTCTGGAGGAGATCGACCGCCAGATCCGGACGTCGCACATCCAGCTGGAGTTCGCGATCGAGACGTTCGACCCGAACGCGAAGAAGCACTCGGACTTGAAGAAGGAGCTGTACAagctgcgcgcgcaggtggaggaggagctggagatgCTGAAGGACAAgatggcgcaggcgctggagatGTTCGGCCCGACGGAGGACGCGCTGCACCAGGCGGGCATCGAGTTCGTGCACcccgcggaggaggtggaggacggCAACCTGAACCGCCGCAGCAAGATCGTGGAGTACCGCGCGCACCTTGcgaagcaggaggaggtgaagatcgccgcggagcgcgaggagctgaagcgcacgaaggtgctgcaggcCCAGCAGTACCGCGGCAAGACGGTGCAACAGATCACCGAGtag